One genomic segment of Kordiimonas sp. SCSIO 12603 includes these proteins:
- a CDS encoding trans-acting enoyl reductase family protein → MSDNWMIYGATGYTGRLIAEEAKARGLKPTLAGRNAEKVKAIADELELPWAAFSVDDKHAVEAALQDKALVLSVAGPFSATADQMTDACIATGTHYLDVTGEIAVFELAASKSSNAEKAGVTLLPGVGFDVVPSDCIAAHTAKRASGPTDLTLAIFGLGGASRGTAKTGVESLGTGTSIRRGGQISKTSKPMFRSFEFDGESHEFIGVSWGDVSTAYHSTGIDNIEVYFPNAGPIKSMAKMSKNFGWLMRRKFVQNFLKKKIDEMPAGPTAEQRAKAGTQILAEVTDKDGTIYRSILSCPNGYSLTADSAVTCAEKILATNGKLGFQTPSRAFGVELLKDLKDCSIKDL, encoded by the coding sequence ATGTCAGATAACTGGATGATCTATGGTGCTACAGGCTACACAGGCCGTCTTATCGCAGAAGAAGCCAAAGCCAGAGGCTTAAAACCCACATTGGCCGGTAGAAATGCTGAGAAGGTGAAAGCTATAGCTGATGAGCTGGAGTTACCATGGGCCGCTTTCTCTGTGGACGACAAGCATGCAGTTGAGGCCGCGTTACAGGATAAAGCACTGGTGCTTTCCGTGGCAGGCCCCTTCTCTGCTACAGCGGATCAGATGACAGATGCCTGCATTGCAACAGGCACGCATTACCTTGATGTAACCGGCGAGATTGCCGTTTTTGAACTCGCTGCAAGTAAATCCTCCAATGCAGAAAAAGCAGGTGTCACCCTTCTTCCAGGTGTTGGGTTTGATGTTGTTCCAAGTGACTGTATTGCAGCTCACACCGCAAAACGTGCATCTGGCCCAACAGATCTCACTCTCGCTATCTTTGGCTTGGGTGGCGCTTCTCGCGGCACTGCAAAAACGGGCGTGGAATCGCTTGGCACCGGCACTAGTATTCGCCGGGGTGGCCAAATCAGTAAAACATCAAAACCAATGTTCCGTAGTTTTGAATTTGATGGCGAGAGCCATGAATTCATCGGCGTATCATGGGGGGATGTATCAACGGCTTACCACAGCACAGGTATTGATAATATCGAAGTATATTTCCCAAATGCCGGCCCTATTAAAAGCATGGCAAAGATGAGCAAGAATTTCGGTTGGCTGATGCGCCGAAAGTTTGTGCAAAACTTCCTCAAAAAGAAAATTGATGAAATGCCTGCTGGCCCAACAGCGGAGCAGCGTGCCAAAGCTGGAACGCAAATTCTAGCGGAAGTAACTGATAAAGACGGAACAATTTACCGTTCCATACTTAGCTGCCCTAACGGATATTCACTCACCGCTGACTCAGCCGTAACTTGTGCAGAAAAGATACTCGCAACCAACGGAAAGCTTGGCTTTCAAACACCATCCAGAGCTTTTGGAGTGGAACTGCTAAAAGACTTAAAAGATTGCTCTATAAAGGATTTATAA
- a CDS encoding EAL domain-containing protein yields MANIAGKVPGRFLGYAFCVGDLLLELDKDYKVLNADGAVKSTLGITPDQSFCFLDLLTEKGAGIITSAAKTLTGANRLGPFMVSVGGEGAVRERYSIFMSKLPHAPDELYIVLSKPYRLGQKESSNVSSTVSPAQLEENKAEFFERLEDLFEGNPEAEDNMQVTVIEAGEGERLDTGQQRDLENYLKSFSVGGSHAAMLANDKFAFVHERKEGSEKVDYVETIKKATGVALEAATINAADANLSEKDSMRALAFSLQQFADGSDGFDVSEIAAKSDELIGGTAERVRAFRKVLDEGAFSLVYQPIVNLKSNDVHHYEALARFDLPEMISSQWEMIRFAEDVGLILEFDKAVLYRTIRKIRELGNVGETPSIAVNISGRSLSDTEFKLDLVATLKGNKDLKRYLSIEITESAKISDLDSLGEVLSEIRNEGFRVYLDDFGAGASGFQYLKKLQIDALKIDGDYVRNATESKEDRAFLRSMVTLCRDLGIVTVGEWVETKEHAELLRSMGVDFGQGYYFGKPNAGLVMPKAKAS; encoded by the coding sequence GTGGCTAATATTGCAGGCAAAGTCCCAGGAAGGTTTTTGGGCTACGCGTTTTGCGTAGGCGATTTGCTGTTGGAACTGGATAAAGATTATAAGGTATTGAACGCAGATGGGGCTGTGAAAAGCACACTTGGTATCACGCCCGACCAGTCTTTTTGTTTTCTTGATCTACTTACGGAAAAAGGCGCTGGGATTATTACCTCAGCAGCTAAAACCTTAACGGGTGCCAATCGGCTTGGGCCTTTTATGGTTTCAGTTGGTGGTGAAGGAGCAGTTCGAGAACGCTATTCCATTTTTATGTCCAAACTGCCGCATGCGCCGGATGAACTCTATATTGTATTATCTAAGCCTTATCGCTTGGGCCAAAAAGAAAGTAGCAACGTTTCATCCACGGTTTCCCCTGCTCAACTAGAAGAGAATAAAGCTGAGTTCTTCGAGCGACTGGAAGATTTGTTTGAAGGTAATCCTGAAGCTGAAGACAATATGCAGGTAACTGTTATTGAAGCTGGTGAGGGCGAAAGACTGGATACTGGGCAGCAGCGTGATCTGGAAAACTATTTGAAAAGCTTTTCCGTGGGCGGCAGTCATGCAGCTATGCTAGCTAACGACAAGTTCGCCTTTGTCCATGAACGTAAAGAGGGCAGTGAAAAGGTTGATTATGTTGAGACAATCAAGAAAGCAACGGGTGTTGCTCTTGAAGCTGCAACAATTAACGCTGCTGATGCGAACTTAAGCGAAAAGGATAGCATGCGGGCACTTGCTTTCAGCTTGCAGCAGTTTGCAGATGGTTCGGATGGTTTTGATGTTTCCGAAATCGCGGCGAAAAGCGATGAACTAATAGGTGGCACTGCTGAACGTGTGAGGGCCTTCCGCAAGGTTCTTGATGAAGGTGCTTTTTCGCTTGTCTACCAACCAATTGTGAATTTGAAATCTAACGATGTTCATCACTATGAAGCGCTTGCGCGTTTTGATTTACCTGAGATGATCAGTAGCCAGTGGGAAATGATCCGATTTGCTGAAGACGTTGGATTGATCCTCGAGTTTGATAAAGCAGTTCTTTACCGTACCATCAGGAAAATCAGAGAGCTTGGTAATGTTGGTGAAACGCCTTCAATCGCCGTCAATATCTCCGGGCGGTCTTTATCTGATACAGAGTTTAAGCTTGATTTGGTTGCTACTCTTAAAGGTAATAAAGACCTGAAACGTTACCTATCAATTGAGATCACAGAGTCTGCAAAAATTTCAGACCTGGATTCTCTTGGTGAGGTTCTAAGTGAAATTCGCAATGAAGGCTTCCGGGTATATTTGGATGATTTTGGCGCGGGAGCTTCAGGTTTTCAGTATCTCAAGAAACTACAGATTGATGCGCTGAAAATTGATGGGGATTATGTGCGCAATGCCACAGAAAGCAAAGAAGACAGAGCTTTCTTAAGATCAATGGTTACCTTATGTCGAGATTTGGGCATTGTAACTGTAGGTGAGTGGGTTGAGACAAAAGAGCATGCTGAGCTGTTGCGCAGCATGGGGGTGGATTTTGGCCAAGGATATTATTTTGGTAAACCTAATGCTGGACTGGTAATGCCAAAGGCTAAAGCAAGTTAA
- a CDS encoding TetR/AcrR family transcriptional regulator, translating into MTNQSDGKTRRADATRTALIEAAERLIAQNGLADVSTREILQEAGQRNQSALQYHFGSKEGLISATINERTGQMDKRRQEMIEKLGDDPSMREILEVMVLPLCELIENDAAGKNYLIFLAQAITQPSWDLRAIIKEYDIKGLDLAYQFYDKKLAHLSNEERKLRQAVGYDLTILSLTRWCLSDDENKRSLEDMIEFVINSTIAVVEG; encoded by the coding sequence GTGACCAATCAATCTGATGGCAAGACCAGACGCGCAGACGCTACACGAACCGCTCTTATTGAAGCCGCAGAAAGATTGATTGCTCAAAATGGTCTCGCTGATGTTTCAACGCGCGAAATCCTACAAGAAGCAGGGCAAAGAAATCAATCCGCTCTTCAATATCATTTTGGTTCAAAGGAAGGATTGATCAGCGCTACCATCAATGAACGCACAGGTCAGATGGATAAACGCCGGCAGGAAATGATTGAAAAACTGGGTGATGATCCCAGCATGCGTGAAATCCTGGAAGTAATGGTCCTCCCGCTCTGCGAGCTTATTGAAAATGATGCCGCTGGTAAAAATTACCTGATTTTCCTCGCGCAAGCTATTACTCAACCAAGCTGGGACCTGCGTGCTATCATCAAAGAATATGATATTAAGGGCCTCGATCTAGCGTATCAGTTTTATGATAAAAAACTCGCACACCTAAGCAATGAGGAACGCAAACTTCGTCAGGCGGTTGGATACGACCTTACAATATTGTCCCTCACCCGCTGGTGCCTTTCAGACGATGAAAACAAGCGATCGCTTGAAGATATGATTGAGTTTGTCATCAACAGTACCATTGCTGTGGTTGAAGGCTGA
- a CDS encoding alkaline phosphatase, producing MFKKPVSGPNRRHILTGIGATTALLATAGTTARAATKAGFHHGVASGDPLQDAVIIWTRYYGEDIANKNISGAWQISETPSFENVIKEGSFKTGPSRDFTVKVDVQGLKSGTQYYYRFSVGNTVSPTGSTKTLPADAKEAKLAVVSCSNYPQGYFNVYRKVAARPFDAVLHLGDYIYEYGDGTYDNPEAKEKGRTVKPKTEIISLDDYRTRYALYRSDDDLQAVHAAHPFICVWDDHEVANDTWKDGAQNHNEGEGPFAARRKAAMKAYYEWMPIRETAAVNGDAIYRTFEFGDLASLIMLDTRNIGRDRGYDYQKDLPYRSIPFNFSDQANPVAVLDPAALKNIPTAAIKFIPVPFDLRGKRPVPMTNLAEIQKLDPKKLPKGFSYLPDVEKFNKEMLHHEERTLLGSTQENWLSEELQKSKAAGKPWQILGQQVLAGKLGMPSIADEHIDIGKSKYVSKEIIAFMRMLGQMGMPLNLDAWDGYPAARERAFKAIKEHANNAVFLAGDTHNAWAFNLTDQAGDNVAVELGTPSVSSPGLESYLPAPTNIVEKALMDASPELVHINGKDRGWLELTIRPEEISAEWFYVSSVLEKECSVESGKKLVSKAGKHTLT from the coding sequence ATGTTTAAGAAGCCAGTTTCAGGGCCGAACAGGCGACATATTCTTACAGGTATCGGTGCAACTACAGCTCTGTTGGCAACAGCAGGCACCACAGCAAGAGCTGCTACAAAAGCGGGCTTTCATCATGGGGTTGCGAGCGGTGACCCTCTTCAGGATGCTGTTATCATCTGGACCCGCTATTACGGCGAAGATATTGCTAACAAAAACATCTCTGGCGCATGGCAAATATCTGAAACCCCTTCGTTTGAGAATGTAATTAAAGAAGGTAGTTTCAAAACGGGACCATCCAGAGATTTCACCGTCAAGGTAGATGTTCAAGGCCTAAAATCTGGTACCCAATATTATTATCGCTTCTCAGTTGGGAATACTGTTAGCCCAACAGGTTCTACCAAAACATTACCGGCTGACGCAAAGGAAGCAAAATTGGCAGTGGTATCATGCTCTAATTACCCACAAGGGTATTTCAATGTTTACCGCAAAGTAGCTGCCCGGCCTTTTGATGCTGTACTTCACCTTGGTGACTATATCTACGAATATGGTGACGGCACATATGATAACCCGGAAGCTAAGGAAAAAGGGCGCACAGTAAAACCTAAAACTGAAATCATCTCGCTGGATGATTACCGTACGCGTTACGCCCTTTACCGCAGCGATGATGATCTGCAGGCGGTTCATGCTGCTCATCCTTTCATCTGTGTTTGGGATGATCACGAAGTAGCAAATGATACCTGGAAAGATGGTGCACAAAACCATAATGAAGGGGAAGGTCCGTTTGCCGCACGCCGAAAAGCCGCCATGAAAGCCTATTATGAATGGATGCCAATTCGTGAAACAGCCGCAGTAAACGGTGATGCCATATACCGTACCTTTGAATTCGGTGACCTCGCATCACTCATCATGCTGGATACAAGAAATATCGGGCGTGACCGGGGTTACGACTATCAGAAAGACCTACCTTACCGCTCTATTCCGTTTAATTTCTCAGATCAGGCAAATCCAGTCGCGGTGCTGGACCCTGCAGCGTTGAAGAATATTCCTACGGCTGCCATTAAATTTATTCCAGTACCTTTTGATCTTCGCGGCAAACGCCCTGTTCCAATGACAAACCTCGCGGAAATTCAAAAGCTGGATCCTAAGAAACTTCCAAAAGGTTTCAGTTACCTGCCAGATGTGGAAAAATTCAACAAAGAGATGCTGCACCACGAAGAACGCACACTTTTAGGCAGCACTCAGGAAAACTGGTTATCTGAAGAGCTTCAAAAATCAAAAGCTGCAGGCAAACCATGGCAAATCCTTGGACAACAGGTTCTCGCTGGTAAGCTGGGGATGCCATCTATCGCCGATGAGCATATTGATATTGGTAAATCCAAATATGTTTCCAAAGAGATCATCGCGTTTATGCGTATGTTGGGCCAAATGGGCATGCCCCTCAATCTCGATGCATGGGACGGTTATCCAGCTGCCAGAGAACGCGCTTTTAAAGCCATTAAAGAACATGCGAACAATGCTGTATTCCTCGCGGGTGATACTCACAATGCTTGGGCCTTCAACCTCACGGATCAAGCGGGCGATAATGTTGCAGTTGAGCTCGGCACACCAAGTGTCAGCTCACCAGGCTTAGAATCTTATCTACCTGCCCCAACCAATATTGTTGAAAAGGCACTCATGGATGCCAGCCCAGAACTGGTGCATATAAACGGTAAAGACCGTGGCTGGCTAGAACTTACTATTAGGCCAGAGGAAATCTCTGCTGAATGGTTCTATGTTTCCTCGGTTCTTGAAAAAGAATGCTCTGTTGAAAGCGGGAAAAAGCTAGTTTCAAAAGCCGGCAAACACACGCTTACA
- a CDS encoding glutathione S-transferase family protein, with translation MGLTVCGLAGSPFFRKVCTVLNEKGVAYDIENLSPFGAGDEFTKMNPARRIPVLKDSDVGDDFVLPDSSAIVHYIERKYSKNSLMPSDPVEYGRAMWFEEYADSEMASKIGLGVFRKVVFPQMAKQAPDLEGAIEVIRNTLPAIHDYIEGELEDKEWLAGDMFSIADISVAVQYGNLAFTGYAPSAERWPNLAAFMRRVGQKESFAGLHMRAATYFAEMKKVELDPTEGL, from the coding sequence ATGGGGTTGACAGTATGTGGTCTGGCAGGATCACCATTCTTTAGAAAAGTCTGTACGGTACTTAATGAAAAAGGCGTTGCTTACGATATTGAAAATCTAAGCCCGTTTGGTGCTGGGGATGAGTTCACAAAAATGAACCCTGCCCGCAGAATTCCGGTTTTGAAGGATTCTGATGTCGGCGATGATTTCGTACTGCCAGATTCCAGCGCTATCGTTCATTACATCGAACGCAAATACTCTAAAAACTCTTTGATGCCATCTGATCCAGTTGAATATGGCCGCGCCATGTGGTTCGAAGAATATGCTGATAGTGAGATGGCCAGTAAAATCGGCCTTGGTGTATTCCGCAAAGTTGTTTTCCCTCAAATGGCAAAACAAGCACCTGACCTTGAAGGCGCTATCGAAGTAATCCGCAACACTCTACCTGCCATTCATGATTATATTGAAGGCGAACTTGAAGACAAAGAGTGGTTAGCTGGGGACATGTTCTCTATTGCTGATATTTCAGTTGCTGTTCAGTATGGCAACCTTGCATTCACTGGATACGCACCCTCTGCTGAACGCTGGCCTAACCTTGCCGCCTTCATGCGCCGTGTTGGCCAGAAAGAAAGCTTTGCAGGGCTTCACATGCGGGCTGCAACATACTTTGCAGAAATGAAGAAGGTTGAACTAGATCCTACCGAAGGTCTCTAG